In Zingiber officinale cultivar Zhangliang chromosome 1A, Zo_v1.1, whole genome shotgun sequence, a genomic segment contains:
- the LOC121997615 gene encoding uncharacterized protein LOC121997615, with protein sequence MEMSKETNVHSSVHSSQQLPVSVGAKSESRGAIASGASRISQDKSPMPTSSGGFHNSSTISHVPVLAYAAPNLNSRDKALPLAHNGLNARPSGPSYLTQDQAKNPPQKIPTISSMQSPSVVAVSRFSQPNKLLDHTSIRSEGIAGANASQSSHQMKNQEIKSSTVQAGQGGLHITHQPTQGLAFFHAPSLYTNHNEIGKSVQRILQSKVLDHPNWIPPSSGYMNASLNCQICKNVISDTESLLVCDACEKGNHLKCLQSYGSKDIPKAEWHCPSCLASSNGKTLPPKYGRNRTTRRDALSEDPDVGESNLFL encoded by the exons ATGGAAATGTCCAAGGAAACAAACGTGCATTCATCAGTTCATTCCTCTCAACAGCTTCCTGTAAGTGTTGGTGCAAAATCTGAATCTCGTGGTGCCATTGCATCTGGTGCTTCTAGGATTTCACAGGACAAGAGTCCTATGCCAACATCCTCTGGAGGCTTTCATAATTCTTCAACTATATCTCATGTTCCTGTGCTGGCCTACGCTGCCCCTAATTTGAA TTCCCGTGATAAGGCTTTGCCTTTAGCACATAATGGATTAAATGCTAGACCTAGTGGACCATCTTATCTGACACAAGATCAAG CTAAAAATCCACCTCAGAAAATCCCAACCATCTCTTCCATGCAATCACCATCTGTTGTTGCTGTGTCAAGGTTTAGCCAACCAAACAAATTGTTGGATCATACTTCAATTAGGTCAGAGGGTATTGCCGGTGCAAATGCTAGCCAATCTTCTCATCAGATGAAAAATCAGGAAATAAAGTCTTCTACAGTTCAAGCAGGACAAGGAGGCCTGCATATTACACATCAACCTACTCAAGGCTTGGCATTCTTTCATGCACCTTCTCTTTATACCAATCACAATGAGATTGGTAAGAGTGTGCAGAGGATATTGCAATCGAAGGTTCTGGATCACCCAAATTGGATTCCTCCATCAAGTGGCTATATGAATGCTTCTTTAAATTGCCAGATATGCAAAAATGTGATTTCAGATACAGAAAGTTTGCTTGTCTGTGATGCTTGTGAGAAAGGAAACCATTTGAAATGTCTTCAATCTTATGGCAGCAAAGACATTCCTAAAGCAGAATGGCATTGCCCAAGCTGCTTGGCATCAAGTAATGGAAAGACCTTGCCACCCAAATATGGAAGGAACAGGACCACCCGACGGGATGCCCTCAGTGAAGACCCAGATGTTGGTGAGAGTAATCTATTCCTGTAA